Proteins from a genomic interval of Candidatus Palauibacter scopulicola:
- a CDS encoding class I fructose-bisphosphate aldolase: MREQLVQVAEDMGAKGKGILAADESSGTIRKRFDGIGVESTEENRRDYRELLFRTSDALSECISGVILFDETLRQAAADGTPLVQLLSDAGSIPGIKIDRGAHDLAGAPGEKVTEGLDGLRERLAEYYELGARFTKWRAVIDIGRGGDRSIPSAYCIGANAHALARMAALSQEQGLVPIVEPEVLMDGDHDIDRCFEATEATLKQVYMALFHQRVLLEGSVLKPNMVLSGKLCADQAGAEEVAEKTVRCLKRAVPAAVPSIVFLSGGQSDIEATAHLNAMNAGFDTPWNLSFSYGRALQAAPLQAWGGAAENGMAAQAAFAHRARMNGLATRGEWSMELERAAA; the protein is encoded by the coding sequence ATGAGGGAGCAGCTCGTCCAGGTGGCGGAAGACATGGGGGCCAAGGGCAAAGGGATCCTGGCCGCCGACGAAAGCTCGGGAACGATCCGGAAGCGTTTCGACGGCATCGGCGTCGAATCGACCGAGGAGAACCGGCGCGACTACCGGGAACTGCTCTTCCGGACGAGCGATGCGCTGAGCGAGTGCATCTCGGGCGTCATCCTGTTCGACGAGACGCTGCGGCAGGCGGCGGCCGACGGCACGCCGCTCGTCCAGCTTCTCTCCGATGCCGGGTCGATCCCGGGGATCAAGATCGACAGGGGGGCGCATGACCTCGCGGGGGCGCCGGGCGAAAAGGTGACCGAAGGACTCGACGGGCTGCGCGAGCGGCTGGCGGAGTACTACGAACTCGGGGCGCGGTTCACGAAGTGGCGCGCCGTCATCGACATCGGGCGGGGCGGAGACCGCTCCATCCCGAGCGCCTACTGCATCGGGGCGAACGCCCACGCGCTCGCCCGGATGGCGGCGCTCAGCCAGGAGCAGGGACTCGTGCCGATCGTGGAGCCGGAAGTGCTGATGGACGGCGACCACGACATCGACCGCTGCTTCGAGGCGACCGAAGCCACGCTCAAGCAGGTGTACATGGCCCTCTTCCACCAGCGCGTGCTGCTGGAAGGCTCGGTCCTGAAGCCCAACATGGTGCTGTCGGGCAAGCTGTGCGCCGATCAGGCGGGGGCCGAGGAGGTCGCCGAGAAGACGGTGCGCTGCCTGAAGCGGGCGGTGCCTGCGGCGGTTCCGAGCATCGTCTTCCTGTCGGGAGGGCAGTCGGACATCGAGGCCACCGCCCACCTGAACGCGATGAACGCGGGGTTCGACACGCCGTGGAACCTCAGCTTCTCGTACGGGCGGGCGCTGCAGGCCGCGCCGCTGCAGGCCTGGGGTGGTGCCGCCGAGAACGGCATGGCGGCGCAGGCGGCGTTTGCGCACCGCGCGCGCATGAACGGCCTCGCGACGCGCGGCGAGTGGTCGATGGAGCTGGAGCGGGCGGCCGCCTGA
- the hutF gene encoding formimidoylglutamate deiminase: MSTTSRTLSFRAILGPGGLERDRSIEIAPDGTIRAIRATRAGDVPRDGGLAVPGMPNAHSHIFQCALAGFGEEARGDDSFWSWRRAMYRLANSITPEQLFAVARHGYARMLRAGFTHVVEFHYLHHGPDGARGPETTQAVLAAAAEVGLPISLLPVYYRTSGFDGAAPHAGQRRFAHDSVDEFMATVEALGPAVAGVAPHSLRAVPTADLAELVAAVDATLGPEAPLHIHISEQELEVEECLAVRGYTPVDLLADTVELGPRWSLVHATHTTEAERNRLWSAGARVVLCPITEAHLGDGIFPAREHFLAGGAAAVGSDANVRISAIEEARQLEYGQRLRDRRRARLATEAGTGPVVWSWLAEGGGEAAAARSGPAGGVGPPARLGRIEPGYRADFVVLDREGPHTLGHDWETLMDAWLVAGDERDIEAVYVAGERRVERGSMAGEAEIRSAFGQAMREIRRAI, from the coding sequence GTGAGTACCACGAGCCGCACGCTGAGCTTTCGCGCGATTCTGGGCCCCGGAGGTCTCGAGCGGGACCGGTCGATCGAGATCGCGCCGGACGGAACGATCCGCGCGATCCGGGCGACTCGCGCCGGCGACGTCCCCCGGGACGGAGGGCTCGCGGTCCCCGGCATGCCGAACGCGCACTCGCACATCTTCCAGTGCGCACTGGCCGGCTTCGGCGAGGAGGCGCGGGGGGACGATTCCTTCTGGAGTTGGCGCCGGGCCATGTACCGGCTCGCCAACTCCATCACCCCGGAGCAACTGTTCGCCGTCGCCCGGCACGGGTACGCCCGCATGCTGCGCGCCGGCTTCACGCACGTGGTGGAGTTCCACTATCTGCACCACGGTCCGGACGGCGCGCGCGGTCCCGAGACGACGCAGGCCGTGCTCGCGGCGGCCGCGGAGGTCGGCCTTCCCATCAGTCTCCTGCCCGTCTACTACCGGACCTCCGGTTTCGACGGAGCCGCGCCTCACGCCGGACAGCGCCGCTTCGCGCACGACTCGGTGGACGAGTTCATGGCCACGGTCGAGGCGCTGGGCCCCGCGGTGGCCGGCGTGGCGCCGCACTCTCTCCGCGCGGTGCCCACGGCCGACCTCGCCGAACTCGTGGCGGCGGTCGACGCGACGCTGGGTCCCGAAGCGCCCCTGCACATCCACATCAGCGAGCAGGAACTCGAGGTCGAGGAATGTCTCGCGGTGCGCGGCTACACGCCGGTCGATCTCCTCGCGGACACCGTCGAACTGGGCCCGCGCTGGAGTCTCGTCCATGCGACGCACACCACGGAGGCGGAGCGCAACCGGCTCTGGAGCGCGGGTGCGCGGGTCGTCCTGTGCCCGATCACGGAGGCCCACTTGGGGGACGGGATCTTTCCCGCCCGCGAGCACTTCCTCGCCGGTGGCGCGGCCGCCGTCGGCTCCGACGCGAATGTCCGCATCTCCGCCATCGAGGAGGCGCGGCAACTCGAATACGGGCAGCGCCTGCGGGATCGCAGAAGGGCCCGTCTGGCCACCGAAGCGGGCACCGGGCCGGTCGTCTGGTCGTGGCTCGCGGAGGGCGGCGGCGAGGCGGCGGCGGCCCGATCCGGCCCGGCGGGCGGCGTTGGCCCGCCGGCACGGCTGGGGCGAATCGAACCCGGTTACCGGGCGGACTTCGTCGTCCTGGACCGGGAAGGTCCGCACACCCTGGGACACGATTGGGAGACCCTCATGGACGCGTGGCTCGTGGCGGGCGACGAGCGGGACATCGAGGCGGTGTACGTCGCGGGCGAACGACGCGTCGAGCGTGGCTCGATGGCGGGCGAGGCCGAGATCCGATCCGCTTTCGGGCAGGCGATGCGGGAGATCCGGCGGGCGATCTGA
- a CDS encoding carboxypeptidase regulatory-like domain-containing protein, with protein MSRLVGVALIGLLAGLAVPPSIVSAQGVTTAGVAGRVIDADGAPVAGARVEFRHTRTGATHAVLSDELGRFSLANLRPGGPYTLEVGRIGLSPVTREGLTLIAGQRLRLEVQLSETAVPLPELSVRVETDPEFDPTRMGATTVVNREAIEALPTISRDFTGFARLSPLVAIDEMGTSVAGSNIRFNNIQVDGALNQDVFGLSPTGVAGGQASGRVIPLAAIEELQVLTAPYDVRQSGFTGGVLNAVTRTGSNEFGGSAFGFFRNDALVGDALIGGHLREPGELDNVFAGFDVGGPIVRDRLHFFVAGEFEGRERPPDGFTVGVDDIVRTKLDPDSIGRVSRLLRGYGADAGEAGLYTLENNLANVFARFDARPDANNSLMLRYNFAYAADDPATNRLPGDVYEMSSTGTRIESRNQSIGAQWLSAPSPTLSNDLMVNVQFLRDRETANALFPRVEVRLQGGVPGAGFRREVRAGSNYSGPDGELDQNILQISNALTLVLGNHHITLGGGFERFSIRREYLPGSLGSYYFNSAEDLEANTPSEYVIHVPLAEDAGAARFSVNQLSAFVQEEARIGDRLNVRLGVRMDVPLMPDAPAHNPAVESSFGLDTSELPSGTVMFSPRAGFNLGLGADRGTQIRGGMGLFTGRPPFAWLANAYQNTGLSSVFLTCRRRNLGVPDPEIVPIFDPRAPSPTACADGSGGDFGVPTVTAFDPDFRFPRDFKASFGIDQRLPAGFVLSLEGIYTRAVNQIAFEDLNIGPAIPDSERTEENGFTYGFGYGTRQVFGDPGDGSEFVDPPPGEPPDAREPIFIPRRVNEAFAQVIRIGDRARNFSYAVSARLRKQFGDRLSVDVGYAYNRSSDVQSLASLDAIANYGFTAVSGDPNDPLRQASLFDRPHRLVASATAALPRLLGGGRLSLLYVGQSGRPYSYVYADDINGDTYPGFGRALDLANDLIYVTAGGFDFPGGGQAPISGILFEQLMLQEPCLLENRRRILNRNACRTPWSNELDLRFSQPFRLGGAEVALTLDVLNVLNLVDSAWGHVQTVNPIVRLLSVEDRIEDDFDLTNMTPEPDDPLRARYAGPLQFGDTGGVRAAVPYLPQIGASQWQAQFGIAIRFR; from the coding sequence TTGAGTCGCCTTGTCGGCGTTGCGTTGATCGGCCTGCTCGCGGGCCTCGCGGTCCCTCCGTCCATCGTCTCCGCTCAGGGGGTCACGACCGCCGGCGTGGCGGGGCGCGTGATCGACGCCGATGGAGCCCCGGTGGCCGGGGCGCGGGTCGAGTTTCGACATACCCGGACCGGCGCCACCCACGCCGTCCTGAGCGACGAACTGGGTCGTTTCAGCCTTGCCAATCTTCGGCCCGGCGGGCCGTACACGCTGGAGGTCGGGCGCATCGGACTCAGCCCGGTGACGCGGGAGGGCCTGACGCTCATCGCCGGACAGCGGCTGCGGCTCGAGGTTCAACTCTCCGAGACGGCGGTTCCGCTGCCCGAACTCTCCGTCCGCGTCGAGACGGACCCGGAGTTCGACCCCACCCGCATGGGCGCGACGACCGTCGTCAACCGGGAGGCGATCGAGGCCCTGCCCACGATATCACGGGATTTCACGGGGTTCGCCCGACTGTCGCCGCTGGTGGCGATCGACGAGATGGGCACGTCGGTGGCGGGATCCAACATCCGCTTCAACAACATCCAGGTCGACGGCGCCCTCAACCAGGACGTTTTCGGCCTGTCGCCGACCGGCGTGGCCGGGGGACAGGCGAGCGGGCGCGTGATTCCGCTCGCGGCGATCGAGGAGCTCCAGGTGCTCACGGCGCCGTACGACGTCCGCCAGTCCGGGTTTACCGGCGGCGTCCTCAACGCCGTGACCCGGACGGGGTCCAACGAGTTCGGTGGATCGGCGTTCGGATTCTTCCGCAACGACGCGCTGGTCGGCGATGCGCTGATCGGCGGCCACCTGCGGGAGCCGGGTGAGCTGGACAACGTGTTCGCGGGCTTCGATGTCGGCGGTCCCATCGTGCGGGACCGGCTGCACTTCTTTGTCGCCGGGGAGTTCGAGGGCCGCGAGCGGCCGCCCGATGGGTTCACGGTGGGCGTGGACGACATCGTCCGGACGAAGCTCGACCCGGATTCCATTGGGCGCGTCTCGAGACTTCTCAGGGGCTACGGCGCGGATGCCGGTGAAGCGGGCCTGTACACGCTGGAGAACAATCTGGCGAACGTGTTCGCACGCTTCGACGCGCGTCCCGACGCCAACAACTCCCTCATGCTGCGCTACAACTTCGCCTACGCGGCGGACGATCCCGCGACCAACCGCCTGCCGGGCGACGTGTACGAAATGTCGTCCACCGGCACTCGAATCGAGTCGCGCAACCAGTCGATCGGCGCGCAATGGCTGTCCGCCCCGAGCCCCACACTGTCGAACGACCTCATGGTGAACGTGCAATTCCTGCGCGATCGGGAGACGGCGAACGCGCTCTTCCCGCGCGTCGAGGTCCGACTCCAGGGGGGCGTCCCCGGGGCCGGGTTCCGGAGGGAAGTGCGGGCGGGTTCGAACTATTCGGGCCCGGACGGCGAACTCGATCAGAACATCCTGCAGATCTCGAACGCGCTAACCCTGGTTCTCGGGAACCACCACATTACCCTGGGCGGCGGGTTCGAACGGTTTTCGATCCGTCGCGAGTATCTGCCCGGAAGCCTCGGCAGCTACTACTTCAACTCGGCCGAAGACCTGGAGGCGAACACGCCGAGCGAGTATGTGATCCACGTCCCTCTCGCGGAGGACGCGGGCGCCGCGCGGTTTTCGGTGAACCAGCTCTCCGCCTTCGTCCAGGAGGAGGCGCGGATCGGCGACCGGTTGAACGTGCGGCTCGGCGTGCGCATGGACGTGCCTCTGATGCCGGACGCGCCGGCCCACAATCCGGCGGTGGAGAGTTCGTTCGGCCTCGATACGAGCGAGTTGCCGAGCGGGACCGTCATGTTCTCGCCGCGGGCCGGTTTCAACCTGGGTCTCGGCGCGGACCGCGGCACGCAGATCCGGGGCGGCATGGGGCTGTTCACCGGGCGGCCGCCGTTCGCGTGGCTGGCGAACGCGTATCAGAACACGGGTCTCTCCTCCGTCTTCCTGACGTGCCGGCGGCGGAATCTCGGGGTTCCCGATCCGGAGATCGTTCCGATCTTCGATCCGCGGGCCCCATCCCCGACGGCATGCGCCGATGGATCGGGGGGCGACTTCGGCGTTCCCACCGTGACGGCCTTCGACCCCGACTTCCGGTTCCCCCGCGACTTCAAGGCCTCGTTCGGGATCGACCAGCGCCTGCCGGCGGGATTCGTGTTGTCGCTCGAGGGGATCTACACGCGCGCCGTGAACCAGATCGCGTTCGAGGACCTGAATATCGGACCCGCCATCCCCGATAGTGAACGTACGGAGGAGAACGGATTCACATACGGATTCGGGTACGGGACCCGCCAGGTGTTCGGGGACCCGGGGGACGGCAGCGAGTTCGTCGACCCGCCCCCCGGAGAGCCGCCGGACGCCCGGGAGCCGATTTTCATTCCGCGGCGGGTGAACGAGGCGTTCGCGCAGGTCATCAGGATCGGCGACCGGGCGCGGAACTTCTCGTACGCGGTGAGCGCCCGGCTGCGCAAGCAGTTCGGGGATCGGCTGTCAGTGGACGTCGGTTACGCGTACAACCGCTCTTCGGATGTGCAGAGCCTCGCTTCGCTCGATGCGATCGCGAACTACGGGTTCACGGCGGTCTCGGGCGATCCGAACGACCCGCTGCGCCAGGCTTCGCTCTTCGACCGGCCGCATCGGCTCGTGGCGAGCGCGACGGCCGCCCTGCCCCGGCTGCTGGGAGGCGGGAGGCTATCGCTGCTGTACGTAGGGCAGTCCGGCAGGCCGTACTCCTACGTCTACGCCGACGACATCAACGGCGACACGTATCCCGGATTCGGTCGGGCTCTCGACCTCGCCAACGATCTGATCTACGTGACGGCGGGCGGATTCGACTTCCCCGGAGGAGGGCAGGCCCCGATCAGCGGAATCCTGTTCGAGCAGCTCATGTTGCAGGAACCCTGCCTCCTGGAGAACCGGCGACGGATCCTGAACCGGAACGCGTGCCGGACGCCGTGGTCGAATGAACTTGATCTCCGGTTCAGCCAGCCCTTCCGACTGGGCGGGGCGGAAGTGGCGCTGACGCTCGACGTACTCAACGTCCTGAACCTGGTCGACAGCGCGTGGGGGCATGTCCAGACCGTGAACCCGATCGTAAGACTGCTCAGCGTCGAAGACCGTATCGAAGACGACTTCGACCTGACCAACATGACGCCCGAACCGGACGACCCGCTCCGGGCGCGCTACGCGGGCCCCCTCCAGTTCGGAGACACCGGCGGTGTCCGCGCCGCGGTGCCCTACCTGCCGCAGATCGGCGCCTCGCAGTGGCAGGCCCAGTTCGGCATCGCCATCCGCTTCCGCTAG
- a CDS encoding choice-of-anchor B family protein translates to MRSRNLALLVSLLPFVAALAAPGAAQTHAGGLDDAAGAPIIGFGAAAAVSGDEIFVSRPGEFAAFPMPGSEPGSVHIFRRGGDGWVEVATIPAPSGVYGDGFGEALAVEGDILVVGAPKENESRGAAYVFVREGTMWSSWERLEAPDAMPGDAFGSSVAVGAGGQFGVIGAPGRGASGSVFAYVQSDMGLTSVELTGSDAPADARFGAAVSVEGDLALVGAPGPFALSQFTPPAPPQAGTGYLFRRSGTEWDEVARLTPAGGMVAGLSAVLMEGDAYLGSPLANQAQGSVFRFAADDDGTWSQTGSIAAASPSPAAFFGYALAGAGGRLVVGAPGTNAFAGAAHVLRAGDDGAWSEETLLEGETRGLMGFMGNAVAGGDGLAVVGAPGSEFFEGIGFVFERDAGGTWSEAAPIHETELGLAAVRGEEMRCSDDGTVAGFDCSEVDLVSFLPAREVGGARGIMVSDIWGWVDPQTGREYAILGRFDGTSFIDVTDAGNPIYLGNLPLTEGAMPNLWRDMKVHADHTFIVADNAGEHGMQVFDLRRLRDVTNPPVDFDEDAHYAEFASAHNIVINEASGFAYVVGGSGGGETCGGALHMVDIRDPRNPTFAGCFADPETGNAGSGGYTHDAQCVIYEGPDEDHVGREVCFNASATKLGIGDVTDKNNPTPISNAAYPNVAYSHQGWLSEDQRYFYLNDELDELSGGTTGTRTLVWDVADLDDPVLVREFVQDNAASDHNLYIRDNLMYQSNYVSGLRIFDISDPENPVPAGFFDTVPGSPDAPGFAGSWSNYPFFPSGNIIVSSMREGLFVLRKREPALVP, encoded by the coding sequence ATGCGATCACGCAATCTCGCTCTTCTCGTTTCCCTGCTTCCCTTCGTTGCGGCGCTGGCGGCGCCGGGGGCGGCGCAGACTCATGCGGGCGGCCTGGACGATGCCGCCGGGGCCCCGATCATCGGCTTCGGGGCGGCGGCCGCGGTTTCCGGGGACGAGATCTTCGTCTCGCGGCCCGGCGAGTTCGCGGCGTTCCCGATGCCGGGCTCCGAACCCGGCAGCGTGCACATATTCCGGCGTGGCGGGGACGGCTGGGTGGAGGTCGCCACGATACCGGCCCCGAGCGGCGTGTACGGGGACGGCTTCGGCGAGGCGCTGGCCGTCGAGGGCGACATCCTCGTGGTCGGCGCCCCGAAGGAGAACGAGAGCCGGGGAGCGGCGTACGTCTTCGTCCGCGAAGGCACCATGTGGAGTTCCTGGGAACGGCTGGAGGCCCCGGACGCGATGCCGGGAGACGCCTTCGGTTCCTCGGTCGCCGTGGGGGCCGGGGGCCAGTTCGGGGTGATCGGCGCTCCGGGGCGCGGCGCCAGCGGTTCGGTGTTCGCCTACGTGCAGTCCGACATGGGGCTGACGTCTGTCGAACTGACCGGGTCCGACGCCCCGGCGGACGCCCGTTTCGGGGCGGCCGTCAGCGTCGAGGGCGATCTGGCCCTCGTGGGCGCGCCCGGGCCGTTTGCGCTCAGCCAGTTCACACCGCCCGCGCCACCGCAGGCGGGGACCGGCTACCTGTTCCGCCGCAGCGGCACCGAATGGGATGAGGTCGCCCGGCTGACCCCGGCCGGCGGCATGGTGGCCGGCCTGTCCGCGGTGCTCATGGAGGGAGACGCATACCTCGGCTCTCCGCTCGCCAACCAGGCGCAGGGCTCCGTCTTCCGGTTCGCGGCGGACGACGATGGGACGTGGTCGCAGACGGGGTCGATCGCGGCTGCGTCGCCGTCTCCGGCGGCCTTCTTCGGCTATGCCCTCGCCGGGGCGGGCGGGCGACTCGTGGTCGGGGCGCCGGGCACAAACGCCTTCGCGGGCGCGGCGCACGTCCTCCGGGCAGGGGACGACGGCGCGTGGAGCGAGGAGACTTTGCTGGAAGGCGAAACCCGCGGGCTCATGGGCTTCATGGGCAACGCGGTGGCCGGAGGTGACGGCCTCGCCGTGGTCGGGGCGCCCGGCTCCGAGTTCTTCGAGGGCATCGGCTTCGTGTTCGAGCGCGACGCGGGCGGCACGTGGAGCGAGGCCGCTCCCATCCATGAGACCGAACTGGGCCTGGCCGCCGTCAGGGGCGAAGAGATGCGATGCTCGGACGACGGGACGGTCGCCGGCTTCGATTGCTCCGAGGTGGACCTCGTCTCCTTCCTCCCGGCCCGGGAAGTCGGGGGCGCGCGCGGGATCATGGTCAGCGACATCTGGGGCTGGGTGGATCCGCAGACGGGCCGCGAGTACGCGATCCTCGGACGGTTCGACGGTACCTCCTTCATCGACGTGACCGACGCCGGGAATCCCATCTATCTCGGGAACCTCCCCCTCACCGAGGGCGCGATGCCCAACCTGTGGCGGGACATGAAGGTCCATGCCGACCACACCTTCATCGTGGCGGACAACGCCGGCGAACACGGGATGCAGGTCTTCGATCTCAGGCGGCTGCGGGACGTGACCAATCCCCCGGTGGATTTCGACGAGGACGCCCACTACGCCGAATTCGCCTCCGCGCACAACATCGTCATCAACGAGGCGTCGGGCTTCGCCTACGTGGTCGGCGGCAGCGGTGGCGGCGAGACCTGCGGCGGCGCGCTGCACATGGTGGACATCCGCGATCCGCGGAACCCGACCTTCGCCGGCTGTTTCGCGGACCCCGAGACGGGGAACGCCGGATCGGGCGGCTATACGCACGACGCGCAGTGCGTCATCTACGAGGGCCCCGACGAGGATCACGTCGGCAGGGAGGTGTGCTTCAACGCGAGCGCGACGAAGCTCGGCATCGGAGACGTGACCGACAAGAACAACCCGACGCCGATCTCGAACGCCGCCTATCCGAACGTGGCCTACTCCCACCAGGGGTGGCTGTCGGAGGACCAGCGCTACTTCTACCTGAACGACGAACTCGACGAACTGTCGGGCGGGACGACCGGTACGCGGACGCTCGTGTGGGACGTGGCGGATCTGGACGATCCGGTGCTCGTGCGGGAGTTCGTGCAGGACAACGCGGCGTCGGACCACAACCTCTACATCCGCGACAACCTCATGTACCAGTCGAACTACGTGAGCGGTCTCCGGATCTTCGACATCTCCGACCCGGAGAACCCCGTGCCGGCCGGCTTCTTCGACACGGTGCCGGGCAGCCCGGACGCGCCGGGCTTCGCGGGATCCTGGAGCAACTACCCGTTCTTCCCCTCCGGGAACATCATCGTGTCCAGCATGCGCGAGGGCCTGTTCGTGCTCAGGAAGCGGGAGCCCGCCCTCGTGCCTTAG
- a CDS encoding HNH endonuclease signature motif containing protein — protein MPRLSSRAALAAYLRDHVGEVVESADLQAAANHALQYSRRLRELRQEGWKISSHLDRADLKPGQYVLEELPPDEPPYRFAHSIPSSLRAQVLERNGYTCQMCGAGASDLDERAGGRPTKLQVGHITDLSHGGQNTLSNLRALCSTCNQGAKNLVQEPPSWVWLLSQLRRATRDDQRQALDWLRNKFDEPARRRSEVD, from the coding sequence ATGCCACGGCTGAGTTCCAGGGCCGCTCTTGCGGCTTACCTGCGTGATCATGTCGGGGAGGTCGTCGAATCCGCCGACCTACAGGCTGCTGCCAACCACGCGCTGCAGTACTCGCGCCGCTTGCGCGAACTACGCCAAGAGGGCTGGAAGATCAGTTCTCATCTTGACCGCGCCGACCTCAAGCCGGGGCAGTATGTGCTCGAGGAACTGCCACCCGACGAGCCTCCCTATCGTTTCGCGCATTCCATCCCTTCGTCGCTCCGAGCACAAGTCTTGGAACGAAACGGGTATACGTGTCAGATGTGCGGGGCGGGGGCAAGTGATCTGGACGAACGCGCTGGAGGTCGGCCAACGAAATTGCAAGTGGGCCACATCACCGACTTGAGCCATGGCGGGCAGAATACCCTGTCGAATCTTCGAGCCCTGTGCAGCACGTGCAATCAGGGAGCAAAGAACCTCGTGCAAGAGCCGCCGAGCTGGGTCTGGCTGCTCAGCCAACTCCGGCGTGCGACAAGAGACGACCAACGCCAGGCGCTCGATTGGCTCAGGAACAAGTTCGACGAACCTGCTCGCCGCCGCAGCGAGGTAGATTAG
- the dcm gene encoding DNA (cytosine-5-)-methyltransferase, whose translation MPTVLEICAGGGGQALGLENAGFEAVGLVENDHYACATLRRNRPAWPVFETDVRRLDPEGFRGVDLVAGGVPCPPFSVAGKQLGGEDERDLFPAALHLVEQLDPGGVLLENVAGFASRRFIAYRRALISRLDGLGYWVDASIVNARDFGVPQLRPRFILVAVKKHLAHFFAWPSSTTPGASVGEVLVDLMASRGWPGAAEWAAGADDIAPTLVGGSKKHGGADLGPTRARAAWKRLGVNGLSLADAPPGPDFPVGTMPRLTVRMAARIQGFPDTWRFEGGKTAAYRQVGNALPPPVAEAVGRSLRAALLRQEPDLSAEEQLVLRYQTA comes from the coding sequence TTGCCGACGGTTCTTGAGATTTGTGCGGGGGGCGGGGGTCAGGCGCTGGGGCTTGAGAACGCCGGTTTCGAGGCGGTGGGGTTGGTCGAGAACGACCACTACGCTTGCGCGACGCTCCGAAGGAACCGGCCGGCCTGGCCGGTTTTTGAAACCGATGTTCGGAGGCTCGACCCAGAAGGATTCCGAGGTGTGGACCTTGTTGCCGGGGGCGTACCCTGTCCTCCCTTTTCGGTCGCCGGGAAACAGCTCGGAGGCGAGGATGAACGGGATCTCTTCCCGGCTGCACTGCACCTGGTCGAACAACTCGACCCTGGTGGGGTTTTGCTCGAGAACGTGGCAGGCTTCGCTTCACGTCGCTTTATCGCGTACCGACGGGCCCTGATCTCTCGTTTGGACGGGCTGGGATACTGGGTGGATGCGAGCATCGTGAACGCCCGCGATTTCGGCGTACCGCAGTTGCGGCCGCGGTTCATTCTCGTGGCTGTGAAGAAGCACCTCGCACACTTCTTCGCGTGGCCCTCATCGACCACACCCGGCGCGTCCGTCGGTGAGGTACTCGTCGATCTGATGGCCTCACGAGGCTGGCCGGGAGCAGCCGAGTGGGCCGCGGGAGCAGACGACATCGCGCCCACACTGGTTGGAGGCTCGAAGAAGCATGGCGGTGCGGACCTCGGACCGACCAGGGCTAGGGCCGCGTGGAAGCGACTTGGCGTCAACGGGCTATCACTTGCGGATGCCCCTCCGGGCCCCGACTTCCCCGTAGGGACGATGCCGCGGCTGACGGTCCGCATGGCGGCACGCATCCAAGGCTTCCCCGACACATGGCGTTTCGAGGGAGGCAAGACCGCCGCTTACCGGCAAGTGGGCAACGCATTGCCACCACCTGTCGCCGAAGCCGTCGGTCGATCGCTCCGAGCGGCCCTGTTGCGGCAGGAACCTGACCTCAGCGCCGAAGAGCAGTTGGTACTTCGATACCAAACCGCATGA
- a CDS encoding NgoMIV family type II restriction endonuclease, whose amino-acid sequence MTKEILHAARQGLHRRLQEKLWSLQDGIASNSDKDSPTSVSIGRTLAETLGVPSGKPRLRGSAAGAEFERQTVDFLRATFPALHHLRPGHWEIEPGSAIAKFEQYSHLDALKEAAAGNAALAAVLGSDYTIKPDIVIARAPEEDDRINREAPFVGNDTAGLTPLRRRNNSQHLLHASVSCKWTIRSDRTQNSRAEALNLVRNRKGRAPHIAVVTAEPLPSRLVSIAIGTGDIDCTYHVALHELREVVEALELDDARETLDLMVHGKRLRDVSDLPLDLAV is encoded by the coding sequence ATGACAAAGGAGATTCTTCATGCGGCCCGCCAAGGCCTGCACCGGCGGTTACAAGAAAAACTCTGGTCGCTGCAAGACGGGATAGCGAGCAATTCGGACAAGGACAGCCCGACAAGCGTCTCAATCGGGCGCACCTTGGCGGAGACGCTAGGCGTTCCTTCGGGAAAGCCTCGCCTCAGGGGATCGGCCGCAGGCGCCGAGTTCGAAAGGCAGACCGTTGATTTCCTTCGGGCTACTTTTCCGGCCCTGCATCACCTTCGGCCGGGTCACTGGGAGATTGAGCCCGGCTCCGCCATCGCCAAGTTCGAGCAGTACTCCCACCTCGACGCTCTCAAGGAAGCGGCGGCCGGCAACGCCGCGCTTGCTGCGGTTCTGGGCAGTGATTACACGATCAAGCCCGACATCGTCATCGCCCGGGCGCCTGAGGAAGATGACCGAATTAACCGAGAAGCCCCCTTCGTTGGAAACGACACCGCCGGACTCACCCCTCTCCGGAGACGGAACAACTCGCAACATCTCTTGCACGCCAGCGTCTCCTGCAAGTGGACGATCCGCAGCGACCGAACTCAAAACTCGCGGGCTGAGGCGTTGAATCTGGTCCGCAACCGGAAGGGTCGAGCACCTCACATCGCGGTCGTAACTGCCGAACCCTTGCCCAGTCGACTCGTTTCAATCGCCATCGGGACCGGCGATATCGACTGCACTTACCATGTAGCGCTTCACGAACTTCGCGAAGTCGTCGAAGCCTTGGAGTTGGACGACGCCCGGGAAACGCTCGACCTAATGGTCCACGGAAAGCGGCTTCGTGATGTGTCAGACTTGCCGCTTGACCTAGCCGTCTGA